The genomic DNA GGATGCGGTAATGGTTCTAGCGTGACATCAAACGATGATAAAGAAGCTGAAACTACTTTAAAGGTTGGAGCATCCTCAACAATTCTCGAGTTTATTAAGCCTATTCTTAAAGAGGAAGGATAAAAAATTTAAGTTTATCCCGTAGATGGACCACTGCTTACTCGTGCGTTAGATGATGTCGAGCTATCAATCATCAATACAAACTATTGTTTAGAAGCGGGTCTTAATCCGAAAGAAGACGCACTTATCATTGAAAACGATCAATCTCCATATGTAAATATTTTAGTTTCACGTTCTGACAGTAAAAACTCTCATGCAATCCAAAAACTAGCGAAAGCGTTAACGAGTGAAAATGGAAGAGAATTTATTGAAGAGCCATATGATGGAGCGGTTGTTCCGGCGTTTTGACTATTTTATACCAAATTTAAATAAAGGCTGGGGAAACAATTTGATTGAATTTCAACATGTGTCAAAGGTGTTTGAAAATAATGGTCGAAAGGTGGAAGCGTTAAAAGATATTAATTTAACAGTAGAAAAAGGAGATATCTTTGGTGTAATTGGCTTTAGCGGTGCTGGAAAAAGCACCTTAATTAGAACCGTCAACTTACTTGAAAAGCCGACTTCTGGGAGAGTTGTTGTCGATGGTCAAAATTTAGCAAATTTATCAAAAAAAGAGCTACAAAAGGCGAAGAAAAATATCGGGATGATTTTTCAACATTTTAACTTACTTTCGACGAAAACTGTATTCGATAACGTGGCTATGCCGCTTTTGTTAAGCAAAACACCGAAAAATACGATTAAAAAACGAGTTCAACAGTTATTAACATTTGTTGGTTTAGCCGATAAAGCGAAAAACTATCCAAACCAACTGTCTGGAGGACAAAAACAACGGGTAGGGATCGCTCGTGCCCTTGCTGCAAACCCGTCCATTCTTTTATGTGATGAGGCAACTTCAGCTTTAGATCCGGAAACAACGACGTCTATTTTACAGCTTTTAAAAAAAATTAATAAAGAATACGAGATTACGATTTTAATGATTACACATGAAATGGAGGTTATCAAACAAATATGCAATCGTGTTGCCGTCATGGAAAGCGGTCAAGTAATAGAAGCCAGCTCGATTATCGATCTATTTTCAAACCCTAAAACTGAAACTGCAAAAAACTTTGTCCATTCAGTCATAAAAAATGAGATTCTTCAAAGTGTTTTGAATAACACGAATACAAATGGGAAGAATAGTAGACTTTATCACGTTAAATTTATAGGGGAATGCTCTAGTAAACCGATTTTCTCACAAGTGGCAAAAACATTTGCAGTAGACGTCAATATCCTTTTCGGAAATATTACCGATTTGCGAGGAGTTCCGTTCGGCAGTTTAACTGTTGAACTGCAAGGAGATGAAGCGGAGATTGTCCGAGCCTATGAATATATTATAAAGCAAAATGGAATCGCGGTCGAGGTGGTTAATGATGGAAGTTAGTGTAGAGCTTATTTTGCAATCGGTATGGGAAACACTTTACATGGTAAGTATTTCACTAATTTTTGGATCGATCATCGGTCTATTGCTTGGAGTTTTGCTAGTCGTTACTCGCAAAGGGCATATTCTTGAAAATAAATATATCTTTTCAATTTTGAATCCGATCGTCAATATTTTTCGTTCCATTCCTTTCATTATTTTACTTGTAGCGATTATTCCGTTTACTCGGTTTATTGTCGGAACATCAATTGGAACTACAGCAGCAATTGTTCCTCTCGTTCTTCATATCGGTCCTTATATTTCACGTCTAATTGAAAATTCGCTACTTGAGGTTGATAAAGGAATTATTGAAAGTGCTCAAGCGATGGGGGCTACCCCGTTTCAAAAAATGTTTCGCTTTTTGTTTCCAGAAGCATTTGCTTCGATTGTTCTCAGTATTACAACGGCAACAATTGGATTAATCGGTGCAACAGCGATGGCAGGAGCTGTTGGCGGCGGTGGTCTTGGAGATTTGGCTATTACGTATGGATATCAGCGGTTTAGCACGCTGACGATTATCGTTACAGTTGTCATTCTTGTTTTACTCGTTCAATGCGTGCAAATGCTCGGAAATTTCCTTGAACGGAAAATGAGAAGAAAATAACACGGAGGGCTTCGCAATGAAAAAATGTTCGTTTTCTTTTTTAATTATAATGTTAACTTTGAGTTTAATCGGTTGTGGCAAGTCTGTAGAAGGGGATACGAAGAAAGTGAAAGTTGGAATAAGAAGTTCAGAGCTTCGCACGTGGGAATTTATTAAGGAAAAAGCACTTAAAGAAGGACTAGAGATTGAAATTGTAAATTTTAACGCTTCAGTTGATCCTAATCAAGTGCTGCTTGAAGGAGATATAGATGTGAATGCTTTTCAACATATTGCCTATTTAACAAGCTTTAATGAAAAAAATGGCGCTGATATCGTCCCAATTGGTACGACGCTTATTGCTCCATTAGGACTTTATTCAACGAAAATTAAGTCAATTGATGACATTCCAAATAATGCAAAGATTGCTGTACCAAATGATACAACAAACTGGGGTCGAGCTTTATTACTTCTACAAGAAGCAGGGTTAATTAAAGTCGTCGACGACTTTGACGGTAATGGAGGGGAAGATAAGATAAAAGACAATCCAAAAAATATTCACATCGTCCCAGTCGATGGAGCAACGACTCCGAGGGTGATGGAGGATGTTGATGCTTCAATTATTAACAATGGTGTTGCCGTAGAAGCTGGTTTATTACTTAAAGATGCGATCATACATGAAAGCAAAACGGCAAAGCCTTATATTAATGTCATTGCTGCACGTAAGGAAGATCAACATCGGAAAGAGCTGAAAAAGCTTGTTGAGCTATATCAGACAGAAGAGGTTGAAAATTTCATGAAGAAAACATATAACGGAAACTATATTCCTATATTTATTCCTTTAGAGGAATTAAACTCATTCAAGGAAACTTTTAAAAATTAATCGTATAGGAGGAGCAGGATTGAAGAAGAAAAAACAAATGATATTAGCTGCGTATTTAATTGGAACAGGAATGCATGTCGCTTCTTGGCGTCATCCCGAGTCAGAGCCAAGCGCAAGTATCGATGTAGAACATTATATAAAACTAGCCAAAATTGCCGAAAAAGGAAAGTTTGATATCGCTTTTATTGCTGATAGTTTAGCGATTAATGCAGAGTCCCATCCGAATATTTTGAACCGATTTGATCCAGCTATTTTAATTACGGCTCTTGCAAGGGCAACGGTTAAAATTGGTGTAGTAGCAACGGCTTCAACATCATATAGTGAGCCTTATATAATTGCTAGGCAGTTTGCCTCTGTCGATCATATAAGCAATGGCCGGGCTGGCTGGAATGTAGTCACGACAGGAGATGCAACTGGTGCTACCCCGCAACGGTTGCAAAACGTGCGAAAGATGGCTACATTATTACAGGGCGTAAAGCATTTGCTACTCTTGCACCAGTCCTTCATCATTTTACAATTAATGCATATTTAGAGGATGAAGATACGATAGCTGAATTTTTAATTATAAAAAATGAGCAAGTGAAAATAATTGAAACTTGGAATTCAATCGGTATGAGGGGAACTGGAAGCCACGATATCGAGCTCAATCATGTGTTCGTCCCAGAAGAGGCATTATTGTCACGACTTGATCAAAATGATCATCATCGTTTTACTGCGGACAGCCGGGCTTATTCTCTCCTAATTCCTGCTGTATATTTAGGAATTGCCCATTCGGCGCGCCAATTTATTTTAGATTTTGCAACATCTGAATATTCTAATAGTCTGGGCGCTCCAATCTGTCATGCTTCTCACGTTCAAGAAAAACTCGGTCAAATCGAATTTTTATTAAAATCCTCTCGAACGATTTTATATGCCATTGCAGAAAAATGGGAGCAGCACTCAGAATTTAAACATTGTTTTTCAGATGAAGTGAGTATTGCTAAATACTTTGTATGTAACAACGCGATTAAAATTGTTGAATTAGCAATGCGGATCGCTGGCGGCCATGGATTATTAAAAAGTTATAAGTTAGAAAGGCTATTTCGCGACGTGCAATGCGGTCCATTTAATCCGCCTCAAGATGATATGATTATTCATCAGCTTGCAAAATCAGCATTAACAAATATTAATTCCGACTTGACATATATGAAATAATGGTATTAAATATGGATAAAAGATTTTAAATTTTACCAGTTTCATATAAACATGAACGGCAAACTTTCAAATAGCACAAGAAGGGAGGGAATTGGAGATGAAAGAAAAGCATAAAGTAATCAAAGGTGCAGAATCATTTTCTTTTCCAGGAAACGAGATTGGGGTTCTCATCATACATGGTTTTATCGGCACTCCCCAAAGTATGAGCTTTTTAGGAGTGAAACTTGCTCAGCTGGTTTACAACTGTAGAAAAGGCATATATAGCATTAAAGCAGCAGTGTACTTATATTTTCATTGTTGGCCAGTCAATGGGTGGAACGTTAGCGCTTATGCTTGCTAATAAATATAAAGATATTGCCGGAATTATTTTAATTAATCCCGCTTTATCAATCCCGAAATACGAGCATCTAATAAAAGAAAAAACAAACAAGCCCTATATTAATGAAAGCAAACCCGATATAAATAAAAAGGGAGTTTATGAAATTACCTACGATAAAGTTCCACTAAGCGCTATTTACGAACTGCAAAAATTAATGAAACAAACAAGAACTTTGTTGCCGAGCATCACTTGCCCAGTACTTTGTTTTAAATCAAAAGAGGACCATGTCGTTCCTCCTGAAAACAGTGATGCTATCATCGAACAAATTGCTTCAATTGAAAAGAAAGTCGTTGTTCTTCATCATTCGTTTCATGTTGCTTCAATGGATAACGACAAACAACAAATTGTTAAAGATAGTCATCAATTTATTTGTCAGCAAACTTTAAGTTTAAACACAATAGTTTAGAAAGGAGAATGCTTAAATGAGAGAGCAAGATCAAGAAAAAATTAAATATATTTTAGACTTGCTCAATGAATTAGAATATGGTTCATTAGTGATCACAGTACATGACGGACAGATTACTCAAGTTGACAGCACTACGAAAATGCGTTTTACAATCAATAAAAAACGAGAACTAAAAAACTCTCTCAAGTATGGTTAATACATTTAACGTGTAGGGAAAAAGAAGATACTTTTTTCTCCTTACACGTTTTTCATACTTGTTCATTTATTAATGTTAAAAGCCAAGCTTTTAAATCGACAATGCGTGAATATTTAGGTGAAGAATGAGTGCCTGTTACAATCATAGGCACGAGTGAATCCTGTTTATGCAAACCTCCATGGCTTGCACCGCCAACATTAGTAGGCGAGCCTTCACCGATAAATTCAAACCCAGGCTTTGCACTTAAAACAAGATAACTTCCTTCATGGGAAATAACTGCGCTATATAATCTTGCTAACGCATCAGGATAGCGATTATACTTAACCTCATTGTTTCTAATTAATAAATCTAAAATACTTGCTTCTCCTGTTATACTCCACGATTGCTCGTATTGATCTTTGTATTTTCCTTCCGGCTTGAAGTTAAGTCGTCCAGCTTTTACACTAGATATGACGTGAACAAAATCTGTCTCCTTCCAAGCGATCATATCAATCCTCTTATCCTTTTGTAAAACCTTTGCGATCTTTTGTAATGGTAATTGTGACGGATTTAATGAGTAAATAAACGCCATTCGTTCATTTACACCAAGAACAATTTCATCCTCTTTCTTTACTCCATCCTTTAATTTCATTATTCGGTAAGAATGAAGTAATCTTCTCAAATCTATTAAAGCTTTTTTCCGCACAGCATGAATCGGTGCTTGACCGCTGTCACCCATAATAATCCAAATGTTTTCTGTTAATGCTTCCTTCCAAGAAGGATAAGTATTCAATATTTTTTGAAGTTGCCGGTCAACTTTATTCACACCTTTTATATATAGTGGCCCGTTTTTATGAACATCTTTATCAAGATTAGGCAAGTAGACAATTGTAAATTCGGGAAGTAAGTCGTTATGAATAAGATAGTTCAATTCTTGAACTGAAAACGCATCGTTAAAACCATACTTTTGCCAAAAATGATTATTTCGTTTTAGTTGACTAAACTGAGATAAAGCTCCATAAGTAAATAACGACGGCCCATTTGTCGGCCAGTTGATATTAAATGATTTAAATAATGTAAACAGTTTAGGCAGCTTTAATTGATATTGATCATTTCCACGATACATAAGTGTATTAATAGAAGCAGATTGTTTTCCGAGATGAGCTAGCTCTTCATGAATTGTTTTTACGTTTTTGCCTAAATGATCGTTGTTTAAATGAATCAGAATATCTTTAACTGAACGTGTAAGACCTAGCTTTAAAAGTTCCCTTACATGACTCCCGTAATTAATTAAGCGATTTTCTTCTTTACTGAACCATACTAATCCAGGAAGTCGATGGATATCCCCATATGTCCCAGTTAATAACGTACTATCAATATTAACCGACATCGTTGGAAAAGAACTAACAACAGCTGGATAAAGCTTACCGTGTTCAATAAAAAACTTTAGTGCAGGCGCATGTCCATGATTTACTGCCTGTTGTAAAGGTGCATTCATTAACGAATCAATTACAAGCATAATGACATGTTTTTTCTGATCATTTTTCATTTTTAAAACCCATCCGTTTCTTCATAAAATGAAACCTTCGTTGAATCATTATGTCTATTTTTAACCATTTAGAGGAATTTTAGTAATACAAAAAACAATAATTACATAAAGAAGGGCAACCATAAGGAAAACAATTTAAAAACACTAGTATTCAATAATATTATTATGTAAACTAAATACATACAAATTTTACGTTGACAAATCTTTATTTATTGTTAAAGTAAAATTTATTCTCCCTGACACTAAATGTCATGTTATATAAATGTTTAGAGGAGGCACAGTTATGGAAACAAAGAAAAATTTACCGGATATACGGAAAACGATTGTACTTAATGCTCCAATTGAGAAAGTATGGAAAGCCGCTGCAACATCAGAAGGTATTGCTTCATGGTGGATGCCAAATAATTTTGAACCGATTATAGGACGTGAGTTCATACTTCATGCAGCTCAATTTGGTGATTCACCCTGTAAAGTAACGGAAATCAATTCTCCAAATCTAGTTGTTTTTAACTGGGGTAAAGACTGGCATCTTACTTTTGAATTGAAAAAGTTAGAAGATCAAAAAACAGAATTCACACTCATACATTCCGGCTGGGATACAGAAAAGGTCACCGAGTTTGGACAACCTCACCCTGTTGTACGCAGTATTATGGAAGGCGGATGGGAGAAGTTGATTAAAGAGAAGCTTCCTGCATATATCGGGGGTTAAATTGAGTAAAGGTTATCATCCTTTACATTAAAAAAGACGATCTTATCTTAAGAAATCGTCTTTTTTAATGTAACAGCTTTGTTTTGCAACGTTAAGTGTACTCATTCATAAAGGCAGGTTAATTCTGGTCTAATACCAGCTATAGTCATTCAATTGTAGATTTGTTTATGGATGATCTTCATTAATCATCTAAAACACAAACCTTATCTACAATAGTCGTAAACGGTCGATCGATTGGTTATCTAATCTCTACCTTTATAAACGTATAATGGAAATAAACATAGTTATGAAATAAATTAGGTGAAAATTTAAATCTATAAGGAAATATTAGGAAGGGGATGCGTAACTTCAAAGAGAATATCATACACATCACAACAAAAACTAACTGAAAATGAAAAATAGCGTTTAAAAAATAAAAGTGTTGTTACTTGAAATCAAATAAAAAAGCCAAAATGTAATAGTATTAATTACTATGAAGATAGCTGTTAGTATTTTTTTCTTTTGTCTCAATAAATTGAGTATACTCATATAATGAGACAAGTTATATTTTTTGAACATTAACTTCCGATAATATATATTATGTAAACTACAAAAACTAAATCGTATAAAACTAAAAAAAAGTCAATCCTTCCTTTGTTCAAAGACTAGAAAGTCTAAACTAAAAATCTCTCATCATTGTAATTCTTAATTTTCTAATTGTACTCCAAGAACGCTTCGTTGTACTCTT from Bacillus aquiflavi includes the following:
- a CDS encoding methionine ABC transporter ATP-binding protein; protein product: MIEFQHVSKVFENNGRKVEALKDINLTVEKGDIFGVIGFSGAGKSTLIRTVNLLEKPTSGRVVVDGQNLANLSKKELQKAKKNIGMIFQHFNLLSTKTVFDNVAMPLLLSKTPKNTIKKRVQQLLTFVGLADKAKNYPNQLSGGQKQRVGIARALAANPSILLCDEATSALDPETTTSILQLLKKINKEYEITILMITHEMEVIKQICNRVAVMESGQVIEASSIIDLFSNPKTETAKNFVHSVIKNEILQSVLNNTNTNGKNSRLYHVKFIGECSSKPIFSQVAKTFAVDVNILFGNITDLRGVPFGSLTVELQGDEAEIVRAYEYIIKQNGIAVEVVNDGS
- a CDS encoding methionine ABC transporter permease — protein: MEVSVELILQSVWETLYMVSISLIFGSIIGLLLGVLLVVTRKGHILENKYIFSILNPIVNIFRSIPFIILLVAIIPFTRFIVGTSIGTTAAIVPLVLHIGPYISRLIENSLLEVDKGIIESAQAMGATPFQKMFRFLFPEAFASIVLSITTATIGLIGATAMAGAVGGGGLGDLAITYGYQRFSTLTIIVTVVILVLLVQCVQMLGNFLERKMRRK
- a CDS encoding MetQ/NlpA family ABC transporter substrate-binding protein encodes the protein MKKCSFSFLIIMLTLSLIGCGKSVEGDTKKVKVGIRSSELRTWEFIKEKALKEGLEIEIVNFNASVDPNQVLLEGDIDVNAFQHIAYLTSFNEKNGADIVPIGTTLIAPLGLYSTKIKSIDDIPNNAKIAVPNDTTNWGRALLLLQEAGLIKVVDDFDGNGGEDKIKDNPKNIHIVPVDGATTPRVMEDVDASIINNGVAVEAGLLLKDAIIHESKTAKPYINVIAARKEDQHRKELKKLVELYQTEEVENFMKKTYNGNYIPIFIPLEELNSFKETFKN
- a CDS encoding acyl-CoA dehydrogenase, which gives rise to MTGRKAFATLAPVLHHFTINAYLEDEDTIAEFLIIKNEQVKIIETWNSIGMRGTGSHDIELNHVFVPEEALLSRLDQNDHHRFTADSRAYSLLIPAVYLGIAHSARQFILDFATSEYSNSLGAPICHASHVQEKLGQIEFLLKSSRTILYAIAEKWEQHSEFKHCFSDEVSIAKYFVCNNAIKIVELAMRIAGGHGLLKSYKLERLFRDVQCGPFNPPQDDMIIHQLAKSALTNINSDLTYMK
- a CDS encoding alpha/beta hydrolase, which gives rise to MLSWFTTVEKAYIALKQQCTYIFIVGQSMGGTLALMLANKYKDIAGIILINPALSIPKYEHLIKEKTNKPYINESKPDINKKGVYEITYDKVPLSAIYELQKLMKQTRTLLPSITCPVLCFKSKEDHVVPPENSDAIIEQIASIEKKVVVLHHSFHVASMDNDKQQIVKDSHQFICQQTLSLNTIV
- a CDS encoding YezD family protein, with product MREQDQEKIKYILDLLNELEYGSLVITVHDGQITQVDSTTKMRFTINKKRELKNSLKYG
- a CDS encoding alkaline phosphatase family protein, whose protein sequence is MKNDQKKHVIMLVIDSLMNAPLQQAVNHGHAPALKFFIEHGKLYPAVVSSFPTMSVNIDSTLLTGTYGDIHRLPGLVWFSKEENRLINYGSHVRELLKLGLTRSVKDILIHLNNDHLGKNVKTIHEELAHLGKQSASINTLMYRGNDQYQLKLPKLFTLFKSFNINWPTNGPSLFTYGALSQFSQLKRNNHFWQKYGFNDAFSVQELNYLIHNDLLPEFTIVYLPNLDKDVHKNGPLYIKGVNKVDRQLQKILNTYPSWKEALTENIWIIMGDSGQAPIHAVRKKALIDLRRLLHSYRIMKLKDGVKKEDEIVLGVNERMAFIYSLNPSQLPLQKIAKVLQKDKRIDMIAWKETDFVHVISSVKAGRLNFKPEGKYKDQYEQSWSITGEASILDLLIRNNEVKYNRYPDALARLYSAVISHEGSYLVLSAKPGFEFIGEGSPTNVGGASHGGLHKQDSLVPMIVTGTHSSPKYSRIVDLKAWLLTLINEQV
- a CDS encoding SRPBCC family protein; translation: METKKNLPDIRKTIVLNAPIEKVWKAAATSEGIASWWMPNNFEPIIGREFILHAAQFGDSPCKVTEINSPNLVVFNWGKDWHLTFELKKLEDQKTEFTLIHSGWDTEKVTEFGQPHPVVRSIMEGGWEKLIKEKLPAYIGG